TACTTGATGGTCGAGGCAGTCGTGCGCCTCCACAGGTTGCTTATAATGGTTGTTCCTTCCTTGATGTTGTTCTTGATGATTGGGAGGAGTGTTTCCGCGACATGTtatcgacgacttcgaagaaGCATTTACGACGGCCTCTTTCGATGCCTCCAAAGACCCATTCTCCTTTGACCTAAATGAATGAATCACgtgaaaaaaacgcaatttatttttacccGATGCCCAACATTGTATTTTCGTTTGCCGAATTtactttcgtcgatttcgacgatctTTCCCGGGCGCCGATCTTCTCCGAGCGGGAATACCAATCGACGATTGTCGAGCGCGAGAGGTTTCCAGCGTCTAGCATGGCGTGGGTTTGCGGGCGCTGTCGAACGAAAAGCCAAGTGACGTGCAAAATTATTAGCAGCGTCAAATTTGCGTTATCGAACCACGTCCCGATTCGCACCCCTTGTTGCATCTGGAACAGCGCCACAGATAGAGGCCTTCGTCTCTTCTGTGGCCTGTTCCAGGGCGAAAAATGCGCTTCATCGGTCGATGGCACAATGGACACCAACGCGTTCCTTCCGCCCACGTCACTGCGCCCACAAGAGGACGCCGTTGTCCTTCGATCGTACTTTGTCGCGATGGTCGTCCAAGCGAAGAGGTCGTTGCGCGGTTCTCGTTGACGGATTATGTGCCTCTCCTACAAgagcgcgcggcgcgcgcgtAACCCTATCTCCCCAGCGcccttttttagattttgcCTATATGCGCACGGTGAGATCAACCAAAGATTTCGAAACCTTTGGTGGCATCGAGGCCACCGCTAAATCCTAGCGCGCTCCTTCCGCGTTTAACTAAAGCTGTTGTGGCACCTGTGGGCAAGTCATATACGCTGGGATCGATCTAAGATCTAAGCATATGTCGTTGAAGCAAGGCCGCCGCAAAACCCCAAAGCGCTCCCTGCCTGCTTATCACTCCTTTATTGTGGCGTCGCTAAAGATCTTCATCTCTAATGCATTGCATGCAATTGTCACTATAAAGTTTTGTGCAGTCGCACAGAAGCGATCGGCGGTTCCGGGGATCCGGTGGAACATCGGCGTATCGCAAACGCCAATTTAAGAAGAGCTCATTTCCCCGTGGCGCGTCTCGCTGCTGGTGAAGCCACGCCTTCATTATTTCTCGCCGGATGGTCAAAAACAAGGCGCCGCGGCGACACCTGCGAGCGCGTAAGTTTAAATGCTTCTTCGATAGTTTCTATCATCGACGGTGTCGCGCCGGGGCAAACGAACGTCCACGTCGGATACGTTGCACGCAAGTCGTGGATGGAATGGGGTTGCGAGAAAAGGGCGATGGAGCGCAGTCGAAATTGCGCAGATGGAATTTCCTCGCAAACGACGCCCCGGAAGGTGCTGACGTCAAGAAAGTCATTTAGATAGCAACAACCGTGGGCGACTTGTCGCTCGTTTATCCATATGTATAAATACACCGTATAGCGGTCATCCATTTGATTGGCGGGAACTCGAAGTCGTCATTGATTGCCGTAAGGAAAAGGAATGGAAGCGTCGACCAAGAGGCCGAAATAGAGGTAATACGTGTTCTTTGGTGGAACGAGGAGTAAGAAAAAACCTTTAAGATGCTCGAAAGATCGGATTCTTTGTCTGAAATGCAGAGATTTTCTTGTTGTCGAGCATCGAACGACGCTCGTTCACGAATGCTTCCCCCGCATCGAACCGTACGCCGCAAAAAGGGGCACGAAAGCCTTCCCTACCCCAACTCTAACCCTTTGCGACTAAGTGGACACAAGTGCTTCaaaaaacgaagcgattCGCGGTGGTTTTAGAGCCAAAACGGTGCAGTTTTCTATATCACCGTAATCCCTAGTATTATGGCTTTATGTGGGAGTGCACGTGCAATTAGTTTTACCCCGCCTAAGGCTACTCCTTCGATTCATACTGTATTCTAACCGATTTTTGAAATGCGGCAAAAGTGATGCGTAGCAATCAAAAGAAAGTGCACGCCACATTATTATGTACAATTACCTACTTGTACACAAACGAAGAGTACTTTTTTAAGCGATAGAATCcgaaaaatcgtctctcAATACACCGGACGCTACGCCAATGCCAAAAAAGTCAAGAAAATCCTGGAAATTGCAGAAAGCGAAGTCTTCTCCTAATTCAGCgccaaagtcgtcgaagaagtgTCGAAGTGCTTCTTCCAGCAAAGAGTTGGTCCTTCTGCTGGAATAGACCGCGCAAAGGCTCTAATGACGTTCGCTTCAACGTGGTACGACGTCCTTCCTGGTCTGTGGTCCGCCTTTTATGTGGCCATTGATCTTCCATTTGAGGATCCTTTACTTTCTCAAATGATCAACCGTAGAGTCTTTGATAACTTTCTGAGTAAGCGTCGGATCATTTCGATTGACTCTTCTGCAGTGCCCTTTGTCGGCATGTCAGTCGATGAGGAAAACGCTGTCTGCTACGCGGCAGTCTTTGTGCCGTTTTGTCTGATTAAGAAATATACAGTCTACGTGGTTGGAATCACTTTCGCCCTCCTTTAAATAAGCATCTAAAAACAAGATATATTAAAAAATCTTTTGAAAACCAAGGTATTTCTAGTACACTAGTTATATATTGAATATTTGCACATTGAATAATTATATTATTGGTATTATGTAATGTGGCTTGTATTTTCTTGACAAAGTATGCTGTAGGACACCTACCCATATAGATCTTGACGGTTTAGAAGAAGTCGTCTTCTTAATGAAAAAGAGCAGCCCCTCAAGTGGGAGACTACTGAAAGGTAATAGAAGACGTCATTGCTGCATATCCAGCTTTGAGAAGTTACTCGACAACGTACCTTCTTCCATCAATCGGTGAATTTCCAACATTATTCTTCTACAGAAAGTTGGTAGCTCAGGTAGCACAATgtcattttctaaaacaaagTAGTAAATGAATAATTTTTAGTGCGCATCGACAGAAGACAAAAAACGCTTTGATGAATAACGATCAGCTTACCCAGTTCACGATCAACCTCAAAGGTTCTCTCCGTTGAAATCCTCCTTAGCCTAGTGCAAGAACGCTCAAATCCTAGGCCCATTGTCTCGTGGTATTTCCTGGTGATCTACAGCCGAAAGATGTCACAACACCCAGAACAATGAACGCTTACCTCAGATTGTTGGACTCGGTCGTGCTTGAAGATGTTGTACGCGGTGTTCTAAAATAGGCAAATGCAGTGACAATATAGCTTTTATTAAAGTGTATCCTagcagccaccgcaaagaCTCCGTAGTCTTTTGGTAAAACAGAAACCGAGACTACCGTTTCGGGAAGTGATTTGCGAAGCGCCTAACCCTAAGTCTTTTCTAAGGCGGGCAAAAAGCTCCGAATTCATGTTCTTTTAAAAATGAGCCATTTTGAAGGCGAATTGGATCTTGCGTCGTGTCTGTTCCCAATTGAAAAAAAGGTGTACCGACTTTGACACTCTTTGCCGCAGTACTTGGGCGCACGGTGCAGCAATGAACTTGAACCAGTCACCGACGCAGATGCCCCCTCAACTCTAGCGCTAagtgattttttcttttaatgCTGTTTTTCTGGGGGATTTTTGGCAACCGTCGCGGCCGCCACCTGCGGTGTACCGGGTCGGACGGAGAAAcgttctcgatccaggcCGTACCGGTCGTGAGTACCCCTATTTCCAAGATTTATGGGGCCATTTACAGCGTTCGGACTTcaacgtttttatttttaatgaGAAAAGAGTAGACCTCTTGCCTACCTTACGGCGAGAGGAAACGAATTCATGTTAAAATGGAAAGGAAACTCTCTTCCCTCGTCCGGTCGCAGAAAGCCAGAGCCCTGGTCGAGCGGCTTCTGGCCTTAGGCAAGgccgaagccgacgacgaggccaACGAGTCCGCCCACAAGACCGACGATGCCGACGACAAGACCGTCAAGCCCGAAACCGCCCACAAGGCGCCCAAATAGCGGAGACGCTACCTCATAGATGTACCGTTCCTTCGCGTACGCCACCAAgccgaagaaagcgaaaagcgCGCCGGCGCCCACATGCTAAACTGAAGAAGGTGGGGAAACCGAAGCGGATAAGGAAGATCtcatcacgtgaccattCCAGTGTGTCACAGGATCATATCGATGTCAAGTCATGCTAAGGCGAGAGCTCTCCAAATACAGTCAAGAAAAACTTAGGagcttcaaaagaaattctcgACTTAAAAGCttcgaaaaaggaaattgtGAGTACTCTGCACGATTTCTTCGCTCAGGTTAACGAGAAAAGAGTAGATCTCTTGCCTACTTTACGAGGAAACGAATTCATGGTAAAATGGAAAAAACTCGCTTCCCTCGTCCGGTCGCAGAAGGACAGAGCCCTGGTCGATCTGACCTGAGGCGAAGCCGAAGCCGACAACGAGGCCAACGAGGCCGCCGAAAAGACCGACGAGGCCGCCGAAAAGACCGACGAGGCCGACGACAACAGCGACTAGGCCGCCGACAAGACCGCCGACAAGACCGACGAGGCCGACGACAAGACCGGCGAGGCCGCCGACGAGGCCGACGAGCCCGAAGCCGCCTACAAGGCGCCCAAGAAGCGGAGACGCTACATCTGAGATGAACCATTCCTTGGCAAACGTACGCCACCAAGCCAAAAGCCCGCTGGCGCCCACATGCTAAACGGAAAAAAGTGGAGGAACCGAAGCGGATAAGGAAGAtctgatcacgtgaccattGCAGTGTGTCACAGCATCATATCGACGTCGAGTAATGCTAAAGCGAGAGCTCTCCAAATAGAGTCAAGAAAATTTAGGAGCTTCCTAAGAAATTCTCGCCTTTCAGGGGAAGGCTTCAAAAAGGAAATGGTGAGCACTCTGCACGATTTTTCGCTCACGTTAATGAGAAAAGAGTAGACTTCTTGCCTACTTtacgagaaaacgaattcttGTTGAACTGGAAAAGAAACTCCCTTCACTCGTCCGGCCGCAGAAGGACAGAGCCCTTGTCGAGCGGCTTCTGGCCTTAGGCGAGGCCGAAGACAACGACGAGGCCGACAAGGCGTAGACAAGACCGATGAGGCCGCCGACGAGGCCGCCGAGAAGGCCGCCGACAAGACGGACGAGGCCTCCGACGAGGCCGACGAGCCCGAAACAGCGCCCAAGAAACGGAAACGCTACATCATAGTTGTACCATTCCTTGGCAAACGTACGCCACCAAGCCGAAGGAAGCGAAAAGCGCGCTGGTGCCCACATGCTAAACGGAAAAAGGTGGGGCAACCGAAGCGGATAAGGAAGAAGAtctgatcacgtgaccattGCAGTGTGTCACAGGATCATATCGACGTCAAGTCATGCTAAAGCGAGAGTCCTCCAAATAGAGTCAAGAAAAGCTTAGGAGCTTCCAGAGAAATTCTCGCGTTTCAGGAGAAagtttcaaaaaagaaaatgaagagtACTCTGCACGATTTCTTCGCCcgggttaattaattaaccaacCCTTTAACCGTCGATTGCACCAACATGTACAGTAGCGTACGTTAGTAAATACGTCTATCCGTGCCCTTGTACAGCAGTGCTGCTAATAAAGAACTAAGAAAGGCATACGGGGTTCTTTGCGTGACTCTTCGCGTTGAATGCGCATGGATTGCGCCCTCGTTGCTATGGAGTAAACAGACGTGAAGGTCGTGACGTAATCGACATCAAAGATGGGGACCCGACGATCCTGCCGTGCCCGAACACTCGAAGGAATGCGCGATTTCCTTACCTTTGAtgcgttcgacgaagacgaagtcgtAGGCGACCtggtcgaagaagaaattagTAGGTTTCCTCAGAACTTTCGAAAAGACGTCGGTAACTGTTATCCTCCGTTCAGACCCTCCTGAAAGCGATTTCGAGCGCGCGAGCGAAGGCGAAGCTTCCGAAGACATTACCGAGTCTCGTTGGACGTCACCGATGAACGTAGAAAGCGCGGAAGAGagaatcgaagacgaagaaaagacagCGACTGTTTCCCGTAACGCCCTCTTTGTTGTTTCTTTTCCGCGTTTGTTTTATCGATATTTTTCTATAGACGAATAGGATTTTgagacggcgtttgatttgGAATGGAAAAAAGAGTTCGTTCCTTACCCGATGATGCACAGTATGAAGGGGAAACTGGACCATAGTGCATTCGTCCCACACTACGACTTTGGCCAGGGAGAGAAGTCGCGCTCGTGCAGTGTTTTCTGAATGGTGCAAGTGGGAAGCTCGTAACGATTGATGTCTAGAGGTAGCTTAAAAACAGAGTGGGCCGTCTTGCCGCCAGTAAGGAGTGTCGCCGCGATTCCCGAAGAAGCGACTGCAAGAGCAATGTCGCCTTGCGATCGTACTTtatcaaggaaaagattgaGCAAATGCGTTTTTCCTGTTCCTCCAGGGGCATCGAGAAAAATGAGAGAATCGTCGGGACCTCGAGCGACGTAAGCAAGTAATTGTTCGTAAATGTGTCTTGCGTGAGAGACTGTTCGTTCGTTGGAAGTCGTTCGTGAAATTCGGCAGTGTTATAAGAGTATTCAGCGGCAATTTCCCTGGGAAggctgtcgtcgttttgttCAGAAGAGCGATCGGGACTGGGCAAGTTGTAGTCGCTGAGTGGTTTTCCTCAGGGAAACGAAAGCAACTTGTTTTGGATGCTAAGTGGGGCTCGATTGAAAATTGCGTCAGTGTACGGAAGCGTGAAGTTTGCACGTCTGTGAAGCGTTCGAAGGAAATCTTGCGCCATCGCTTCTTTGTGCTGTTCCCAAAGGCGAAGGGGATCGGAGATTTCGTATATGTGGAGCACGATGGCAAACATGTCGCGAATTTTGTATGGACGATAGGTTACCGTGGCTTCTGTGAGAGCGAGGTTCCAATGGcgatcgtcggcgagaagtcCGCGTTCTCTGCACGCTTCGGAATACGTATCGAATACGGTATTGTCGACAATTCGTAGGTCTGCGAAAGACGTTGGTCCTCGAAAGTGGAGCAAGAGAAGTGGCAAAAGATAGCATTCGGTGTTTCTTGGATGGACATTGTAAATTCGCCCTAAAGTTGTCGATTCGCTAATGCGTGGATTATCGGGCAAATCGCGACCTTGCTTGAACGTCGATATAGAGAAGACTTTTAGCAAAATCATCCGTAGCGCATAGCTCATAGAAACCGGTTAGCGATGTCGCGGGGGTTTCTTGTGCAAGATTCTCTGCGTTATAAGCGTTGAAGAGCGTTCTCTGATCGTTTTCGAGGTGAACTTGAAGTTGCTCAACAGCTGGAAAGTGGTCGTGAATCGGAAATTTCAAGATACGCCAAACGCGTTCATTCGTACTTATGTACCTCGTTATTTGATATCGCgtgatttcgtcgtttctgtaCCGATTTGcgaagccgacgacggctttgtttttaCCTTTGTTTAGGTACGCCATTAGGTATTTCAGAGCGCAAATCGATCGACAGTATTCAACGTTGACGTGCGCGTCAAAAGTGGGAGACAGAAATGAACTGTGTGAAACGACCCACCTGTTATCGATGCGAAATCTGCCTATGGTGGTTGTCCACCGTCATCCGGAGATCTTCGTCAATACAGCGGATAACCGTTGAGAGAAGTGACCGTTTCGCGCAGAAACTGTCTAGGGTAATGTTTTGTGCACTGTCCGTCTTTCATGCAAAGAGATCTGGGATTAAGTGGCCCGCACGGCCCGTGGATTATGTGTTTTGTGATTGTGGCAAAGAGTGCCGGGTCTTTCTTGGGATCGGGGAGTTCGGCGCTTATAAGACTGTCAATTTGATGTGGACGAATTTTCTCTGCCATCCACGCGAGCAAGTGAACGTGAGGTAAACCTCGTTTTTGCCACTCGATGGTGTAAACGTGACACCGCTTGAGGCCGTAAATATTGTGTGAGTCGACCAGATGTATGAATATTTGAACCTTCAACCGGAAAACTCTGGCAATCAGATCGTGCCGGTCTTTCGGCTTCTTTTCCGGGAAATAGTTCGCTTGTTATCTCCTGCCAGTTGGGGTTGCAAGTCATCGTAATGAACAAATCGGGAACGCCATTGTGTTTGACGTACGTCATTGCGTCCTGGCATTTTCGTGCATATATCGGGGGCCGCTGGTGAATGATGATGCTAGCACTACCAACTGCCCGACGTTTCGTGCGCTGCCGTCGGTTTCGACTGCATCTG
This sequence is a window from Oscarella lobularis chromosome 7, ooOscLobu1.1, whole genome shotgun sequence. Protein-coding genes within it:
- the LOC136189049 gene encoding uncharacterized protein, producing MTYVKHNGVPDLFITMTCNPNWQEITSELFPGKEAERPVQIFIHLVDSHNIYGLKRCHVYTIEWQKRGLPHVHLLAWMAEKIRPHQIDSLISAELPDPKKDPALFATITKHIIHGPCGPLNPRSLCMKDGQCTKHYPRQFLRETVTSLNGYPLY